The following are from one region of the Salicibibacter kimchii genome:
- a CDS encoding DNA-3-methyladenine glycosylase family protein yields the protein MHWEDRQDHLRMFTPDAFSFKENVGYLARSADECMFEIKDEKIYRALALQNETVLIEISAESDQVLVVHFLAGTAPKYQENRAEVARYIWDWFDLDTDLQPFYALAKKDPLLHEPVAKFYGLRNVGLPDLFEALAWGILGQQINLSYAYTLKRRFVETFGKKKGNYWLFPRPETIAKQQVEDVATLKMTKKKAEYLIDVADRIAKGALSKEQLLAAESFKDAEKMLTNIRGIGPWTANYVLMRCLRYPSAFPIDDVGLQNAFKLMLGYDEKPSKEEILQYAANWKGWETYATFYLWRMLY from the coding sequence ATGCACTGGGAAGATCGCCAGGATCATCTGCGAATGTTCACACCGGATGCGTTTAGTTTTAAAGAGAATGTGGGCTATTTGGCAAGGTCGGCGGATGAATGCATGTTTGAAATCAAAGATGAAAAAATATACAGGGCGTTGGCATTGCAAAATGAAACGGTACTCATTGAAATCAGCGCGGAGAGCGATCAAGTGCTCGTCGTCCACTTCCTCGCGGGGACCGCCCCGAAATATCAAGAAAATCGAGCCGAAGTCGCCCGTTACATTTGGGACTGGTTTGATCTGGACACTGACCTTCAACCTTTCTATGCGTTAGCGAAAAAAGACCCATTACTGCACGAACCCGTCGCCAAATTTTACGGATTGCGAAATGTTGGACTCCCAGATTTATTCGAAGCTTTGGCGTGGGGCATATTGGGCCAGCAAATCAACCTTTCCTATGCCTATACACTGAAGCGCCGTTTCGTGGAAACATTCGGGAAGAAAAAAGGGAATTATTGGCTTTTCCCCCGCCCGGAAACAATCGCGAAACAGCAAGTCGAAGATGTCGCCACTTTAAAAATGACAAAGAAAAAAGCCGAATACCTCATTGATGTCGCGGATCGCATCGCCAAAGGAGCGTTATCCAAAGAACAACTACTCGCGGCCGAGAGCTTTAAAGATGCTGAAAAAATGCTCACCAACATTCGCGGCATCGGTCCCTGGACGGCCAATTACGTATTAATGCGTTGTTTACGTTACCCATCCGCCTTTCCCATCGATGATGTTGGTTTGCAAAATGCCTTCAAACTGATGCTTGGATACGACGAAAAACCCTCCAAGGAAGAAATCCTGCAATACGCGGCAAATTGGAAGGGCTGGGAGACTTACGCCACCTTCTACTTGTGGCGGATGCTGTATTGA
- a CDS encoding SPL family radical SAM protein, with amino-acid sequence MHRELLYKYPKTILNKGTGFLSGYSHSLNPYTGCAFGCSFCYVRQMPVSTFREGEWGAWVDVKKGAADLLQKELRRAKKKGDRDRVTIFMSSSTDPYQPVEHKERITRSLLEVMIEEPPDFLFVQTRSPMACRDIDLFSQFENKIRVSMTIETDREDIRKHFMPDAPAIRGRLKTLQMLKEAGVPTQATIAPLLPSSWEFPEILKEHVDRICIDDYFMGDGSGGRRTENLGIRSKYEELGLEKWYEPVAYQKLIRRFQRVFSDEQIYVSKDGFMP; translated from the coding sequence TTGCACAGGGAGCTACTCTATAAATATCCGAAAACAATTCTGAATAAAGGCACGGGATTTTTATCCGGATACAGCCATTCCTTAAATCCTTATACCGGCTGTGCCTTTGGGTGTTCTTTTTGCTATGTCCGCCAGATGCCCGTCTCTACGTTTCGTGAAGGCGAGTGGGGTGCTTGGGTCGATGTGAAAAAAGGGGCGGCGGACCTTTTGCAAAAAGAACTTAGACGGGCTAAGAAAAAAGGAGACAGAGACCGCGTCACGATTTTTATGTCGTCCAGCACCGATCCCTATCAACCGGTCGAGCATAAGGAGCGTATCACACGATCGCTGCTCGAGGTCATGATCGAAGAGCCGCCTGATTTTCTTTTTGTCCAAACGAGAAGCCCGATGGCTTGCAGGGATATTGACTTATTTTCACAATTCGAAAATAAGATTCGCGTTAGCATGACAATTGAGACCGACCGCGAAGATATCCGCAAGCATTTCATGCCTGATGCACCGGCCATTCGCGGGCGTTTAAAAACGCTGCAAATGCTAAAGGAAGCGGGCGTCCCCACCCAGGCCACCATCGCACCACTTTTGCCGAGCAGCTGGGAATTTCCGGAGATATTGAAGGAACACGTGGACCGTATTTGTATCGATGATTATTTTATGGGGGACGGCAGCGGAGGAAGACGAACCGAAAACTTGGGCATTCGATCAAAATACGAAGAACTCGGCTTGGAAAAATGGTACGAGCCGGTAGCCTATCAAAAGTTAATAAGACGGTTTCAGCGTGTTTTTTCTGACGAGCAGATTTATGTTAGTAAGGATGGGTTTATGCCATAG
- a CDS encoding cyclodeaminase — MDIYKEETIRRHVSLSKEALKQMEDAFRRLNEGGVSQPPVIHVNIPEHNGEADIKTAYIPGFDTFAIKVSAGFFDNPKKGLPSLGGLMLAMDSETGIPRALLQDNGYLTDVRTALAGAIAADQLAVKDISSVGVIGTGLQARLQVEALQLVRSFHEVHVYGRTPENVKKYQQEMEEKYGLSVRLAESAEEVVRGNDLVVTTTPAQEPLIKADWLHDGLHITAMGSDAEQKQELDPEVFSKADVVVGDVTSQVFSIGELQHAKTIVNEDDVTELGQMLSDDASGRANDQQVTVADLTGTGVQDTAIANYALEQIND, encoded by the coding sequence ATGGACATCTATAAAGAAGAAACAATTCGTCGACATGTCTCCCTTTCCAAAGAAGCGCTCAAGCAAATGGAGGACGCCTTTCGACGTCTTAACGAAGGAGGAGTATCGCAACCGCCGGTCATCCACGTGAACATCCCGGAACACAACGGGGAGGCCGATATCAAAACGGCTTATATCCCCGGTTTCGATACCTTTGCCATCAAAGTATCCGCCGGTTTTTTTGACAATCCGAAAAAAGGGTTGCCCAGCCTCGGCGGTCTCATGCTCGCGATGGACTCGGAAACAGGTATCCCGCGGGCATTGCTTCAGGATAACGGCTACCTGACCGATGTACGTACCGCGCTCGCCGGCGCGATTGCCGCTGACCAACTTGCCGTCAAGGATATATCGAGCGTTGGTGTGATCGGCACGGGGTTGCAGGCACGTTTACAGGTTGAAGCGTTGCAACTCGTTCGTTCTTTTCATGAGGTACACGTCTATGGCCGAACACCGGAAAACGTGAAAAAATACCAGCAGGAGATGGAAGAAAAATACGGTCTGTCCGTCCGCCTGGCGGAAAGCGCCGAAGAAGTCGTGCGCGGCAACGATCTCGTTGTCACGACGACCCCCGCCCAGGAACCGCTCATTAAAGCAGATTGGCTTCACGATGGCTTGCATATCACCGCCATGGGATCCGACGCTGAACAAAAACAGGAACTGGACCCTGAGGTTTTTTCTAAAGCAGATGTAGTTGTTGGTGACGTGACGTCACAGGTATTTTCCATTGGAGAGCTGCAGCACGCGAAAACCATCGTGAACGAAGACGACGTCACAGAGCTCGGGCAAATGTTAAGCGACGATGCCTCCGGACGCGCGAACGATCAACAAGTGACCGTGGCGGATTTAACCGGCACAGGCGTCCAGGACACAGCGATCGCTAACTACGCTTTGGAACAAATAAACGATTAA
- the eutB gene encoding hydroxyectoine utilization dehydratase EutB, protein MIRSIWKARKRLRIHLDKTPLIASPVLSEKIGVPVYLKLETMQPSRSFKLRGAFNFLSSLNEKDKNCGVSAFSTGNHGLAVAYAANRMDMRAKIFVSESVPEAKKEALRDSGAALVVTGKSQDESGEACQKQSRKEGLTIVPPFDHLEIIAGQGTIALELLDDLPELETVVAGLSGGGLLAGIGKAIKHTDPAINVTGISVEKGAAMEESIAAGKPIEIPEHPTYADSLLGGIGVDNQYTFPAIQQYVDTRKRLAEPDIAKGMAFLFEHHHLIAEGAAAVGVGALLNGTIRPKGPTAIVVTGAGIDVKSHQEIVAPYLGE, encoded by the coding sequence ATGATACGTTCGATTTGGAAGGCACGAAAACGATTAAGAATCCATTTGGATAAAACTCCGCTCATCGCAAGTCCCGTGCTCTCGGAGAAAATCGGCGTACCTGTCTATTTAAAGTTGGAAACGATGCAGCCGAGTCGTTCATTTAAACTCAGGGGGGCGTTTAATTTTTTATCTTCTTTAAATGAAAAAGATAAAAATTGCGGTGTTAGCGCCTTTTCCACCGGCAACCACGGTTTAGCGGTCGCCTATGCGGCGAACCGGATGGATATGCGTGCGAAAATTTTTGTATCGGAATCGGTTCCTGAAGCAAAAAAAGAAGCTTTAAGGGACAGTGGCGCAGCATTGGTCGTCACCGGCAAAAGCCAAGATGAATCGGGAGAGGCTTGTCAAAAACAAAGTCGTAAAGAAGGATTAACGATTGTGCCGCCGTTCGACCATCTGGAAATCATTGCCGGGCAAGGGACGATCGCGCTCGAGTTGTTGGACGATCTTCCCGAACTGGAGACGGTTGTGGCAGGATTATCAGGTGGAGGGTTATTGGCAGGGATTGGAAAAGCGATAAAACACACCGATCCGGCCATTAATGTCACAGGCATTAGCGTTGAAAAAGGCGCGGCCATGGAGGAAAGCATCGCGGCCGGGAAGCCGATCGAGATCCCCGAACACCCGACCTATGCGGACAGCTTGCTTGGAGGGATCGGGGTCGATAATCAATACACGTTTCCCGCGATTCAACAATACGTGGATACACGCAAGCGGTTGGCAGAACCTGATATCGCGAAAGGCATGGCGTTTCTGTTTGAGCACCACCATCTCATCGCCGAAGGCGCGGCAGCCGTTGGCGTCGGTGCACTATTGAATGGCACCATCCGTCCGAAAGGCCCGACAGCAATCGTCGTGACCGGTGCGGGGATTGATGTGAAAAGTCATCAAGAGATTGTAGCGCCTTATTTAGGGGAGTGA
- a CDS encoding carbon-nitrogen hydrolase family protein, with the protein MQKNDSAKVAVIQTASVLMDQEANVEKACQLIAEAGDNGADLIVFPEAFMSGYPRGLAFGSVVGKRESKGRKDWARYWRSAVTVPSEATEKLAEAIRKVQAYVVMGIIERDDKGSQGTLFGTMLYFGPDGEILGKHRKLKPTGSERLIWGEGDGSTLTVVDTPFGRVGGLICWENYMPLARMALYQKGVDLYIAPTADARDTWQSTLRHIACEGRCFVLASNQYVTKDMYPNDLACASDLEEQPEELCRGGSAIVNPLGAYIEGPLYHEEGILYATLDLNQIHEGRFDFDVTGHYARPDVFQLTVNENPNE; encoded by the coding sequence ATGCAGAAAAATGATTCTGCGAAAGTAGCAGTCATTCAAACAGCATCAGTGCTCATGGATCAAGAGGCAAACGTCGAAAAGGCCTGCCAGTTAATCGCTGAGGCCGGAGACAATGGTGCAGATCTCATTGTATTCCCGGAGGCGTTTATGTCCGGGTATCCGCGTGGTCTTGCTTTCGGAAGTGTCGTCGGGAAGCGTGAGAGCAAGGGGAGAAAAGATTGGGCCAGATACTGGCGTAGTGCGGTGACAGTCCCAAGTGAAGCGACAGAAAAATTGGCGGAAGCGATTCGTAAAGTGCAAGCATATGTCGTTATGGGCATTATCGAGCGGGACGACAAAGGCAGTCAAGGCACGTTGTTTGGTACGATGCTTTATTTTGGCCCTGACGGTGAGATTTTAGGCAAGCATCGGAAGTTAAAACCGACCGGTTCCGAAAGGCTCATTTGGGGCGAAGGGGACGGCAGTACATTAACGGTCGTCGACACCCCTTTCGGTCGTGTAGGCGGACTTATCTGTTGGGAAAATTATATGCCTTTGGCCCGGATGGCCTTGTACCAAAAGGGTGTGGACCTCTATATTGCCCCAACCGCGGATGCCCGGGATACGTGGCAATCAACGCTCCGGCATATCGCTTGTGAGGGCCGCTGTTTTGTGCTCGCAAGCAATCAATATGTGACGAAGGATATGTACCCGAACGACTTGGCATGTGCTTCAGATCTTGAAGAGCAACCGGAGGAACTTTGCCGTGGGGGTAGCGCGATTGTCAATCCACTGGGAGCGTATATCGAAGGCCCTTTATATCATGAAGAGGGGATTCTCTATGCCACATTGGACCTAAACCAGATTCACGAAGGCCGTTTTGATTTTGATGTCACCGGGCATTACGCTAGACCCGACGTCTTTCAACTGACGGTCAATGAAAACCCGAATGAATGA
- a CDS encoding YihY/virulence factor BrkB family protein: MFVKKFMEDETTGLAAQLAYYFLLSLFPLLLFILTLLPYFNLPVHQVVEVIRMYAPGDTGQIIADNITSLLSETRGGLLSIGIIGTLWTASRGVNAFIRATNRAYGVEEERSFLNVNLLSMVLTFSMVFVVALTLFLPVFGQAIMNVIQSFIPLPDQLEFLYQLLRWVVAVGIMVFVLMMLYRAAPNASFKMRDVFWGAVTATVGWQLISVGFSFYVTNFGDYEATYGAIGGIIVLMIWFYLTGIILIIGGQINAVLYNWKNE; the protein is encoded by the coding sequence ATGTTCGTGAAAAAATTTATGGAGGATGAGACGACGGGGCTTGCCGCGCAACTGGCCTATTATTTTTTATTATCTTTATTTCCGCTATTACTATTTATTCTAACACTGCTTCCTTATTTTAACCTTCCTGTCCATCAGGTAGTGGAAGTTATTCGGATGTATGCCCCCGGGGATACTGGGCAAATCATAGCAGACAATATTACCTCCCTTTTAAGCGAAACGCGGGGCGGGTTGCTTTCCATTGGTATCATAGGCACGCTATGGACGGCGTCCCGAGGAGTTAACGCCTTTATTCGCGCGACGAATCGTGCTTATGGCGTCGAAGAAGAGAGATCTTTCCTTAACGTAAACCTGTTGTCGATGGTCCTAACCTTTTCCATGGTTTTTGTCGTCGCTCTAACCTTATTCTTACCTGTTTTTGGACAAGCGATTATGAATGTTATTCAATCATTCATTCCACTTCCCGATCAGTTAGAGTTTCTCTACCAACTGTTAAGATGGGTCGTCGCTGTTGGCATTATGGTATTTGTGTTGATGATGTTGTACCGTGCGGCGCCCAATGCCTCCTTCAAGATGCGAGATGTTTTTTGGGGTGCGGTGACGGCAACCGTCGGATGGCAGTTGATTTCCGTCGGGTTTTCTTTTTACGTCACTAACTTCGGGGACTATGAGGCAACGTATGGCGCGATCGGCGGCATTATTGTGCTTATGATCTGGTTTTATTTGACGGGCATTATTTTAATTATCGGTGGGCAAATCAACGCGGTACTTTATAATTGGAAAAATGAATGA
- a CDS encoding YtxH domain-containing protein: MNRKDVLIGVVIGAMIGAMTTLLTAPKSGKAVRGDLQEQTTKLKNKTADAANTVSEQSSRASGQVQDAASQMSETTAETAKRFLDEVTSSGNEDRAYGRE, encoded by the coding sequence ATGAATAGGAAAGATGTTTTGATTGGAGTCGTTATCGGTGCGATGATCGGCGCGATGACAACGTTGCTGACCGCGCCAAAATCAGGAAAAGCTGTGCGAGGAGACCTTCAGGAACAAACGACTAAATTGAAAAATAAAACGGCAGACGCGGCCAACACAGTATCCGAACAATCAAGCCGGGCGAGCGGCCAAGTGCAAGATGCAGCCAGTCAAATGAGCGAAACGACAGCTGAAACAGCAAAACGGTTTTTGGATGAAGTGACATCCTCCGGCAACGAAGATCGAGCTTATGGGAGGGAATGA
- the kynU gene encoding kynureninase, with the protein MGKSYAKARELDQSDALSGFRDEFYVHDETIYFDGNSLGLLSKRAEKTTLDALESWKQYGIDGWTEGETPWFYLSEKLGTKTAPLIGARPSEVVTTGSTTVNLHQLVSTFYQPEGSKTKILADELAFPTDIYALQSQLQLRGYDPEEHLVFVKSRDGQTFHEEAIIEKMTEDIALIVLPSVLYRSGQILPMKRLTEAAHDRNIAIGFDLCHSIGVFPHHLHDWGVDFAVWCNYKYLNAGPGAVGGLFVHQKHGHKAPGLTGWFGSRKDKQFDMAHDMTPAEDAGAYQLGTPHILSAAPLIGSLELFEEAGAERLRKKSLALTRYMMELVESKLQGMGFTIANPREDDRRGGHVYLEHREAARICKALKAEGVIPDFRAPRGIRLAPVPFYNTFTEVWHVIDRLQMIMEKETYKKYENKRGVVA; encoded by the coding sequence ATGGGCAAGTCCTATGCAAAAGCGCGGGAATTGGATCAAAGCGATGCGTTGAGCGGATTTCGCGATGAATTTTACGTACATGATGAAACGATTTATTTTGACGGAAATTCTCTGGGGCTATTATCTAAACGAGCGGAGAAAACAACGCTGGATGCATTGGAAAGTTGGAAACAATACGGGATTGACGGATGGACCGAAGGGGAAACGCCCTGGTTTTATTTATCGGAAAAGTTGGGAACGAAGACAGCTCCGCTCATCGGTGCCCGGCCGAGCGAAGTGGTCACCACCGGGTCTACGACGGTGAATCTTCATCAGCTTGTATCCACGTTTTATCAGCCGGAAGGGTCGAAAACGAAAATTTTAGCGGACGAATTAGCGTTTCCCACCGATATTTATGCGTTGCAGAGCCAATTACAGCTACGGGGATATGACCCGGAGGAGCATCTTGTCTTCGTGAAAAGCCGGGACGGACAAACGTTTCACGAGGAAGCCATCATCGAAAAGATGACCGAGGACATCGCGCTGATTGTTTTGCCATCCGTTTTATATCGAAGCGGGCAAATTCTGCCGATGAAGCGGCTGACCGAAGCCGCGCACGACCGAAACATCGCGATTGGGTTTGACTTGTGCCATTCGATCGGTGTTTTTCCCCACCATTTACATGATTGGGGCGTCGATTTTGCTGTATGGTGCAATTATAAATATTTGAACGCCGGCCCGGGCGCCGTGGGCGGATTGTTTGTTCATCAGAAGCATGGGCACAAAGCGCCCGGTTTGACCGGTTGGTTCGGCTCGCGTAAAGATAAACAATTTGATATGGCACATGACATGACACCTGCCGAAGACGCCGGGGCATACCAGTTGGGGACGCCGCATATATTGAGTGCTGCCCCATTAATCGGTTCATTGGAGTTGTTTGAGGAAGCAGGGGCGGAACGGTTGCGAAAAAAATCCCTTGCACTCACTCGCTACATGATGGAATTGGTGGAAAGCAAACTGCAGGGAATGGGCTTTACGATTGCCAACCCGCGGGAAGATGATCGGCGCGGTGGCCACGTTTACTTGGAACATCGGGAAGCGGCGCGCATCTGTAAAGCATTAAAGGCGGAAGGGGTCATTCCGGATTTCCGCGCTCCCAGAGGCATCCGTTTGGCTCCTGTTCCGTTTTATAACACCTTTACAGAGGTTTGGCACGTGATCGATCGCTTGCAAATGATTATGGAAAAAGAAACGTATAAAAAGTATGAAAATAAACGAGGAGTGGTGGCATAA
- the kynB gene encoding arylformamidase, producing the protein MGKGTTWIDISQPLDHKIATWPNDTPFSYERAVTKERSGSVNIGKIAMSLHTGTHVDAPFHFDNEGNGILDLDLNVFIGKARLIDVTHCQESIGPKAFEALDLETFPPRVLLRTSLPNDRERFPEKIPYLEPDIAVLLKEKGVRFIGIDAPSVDPLDSKALPAHHALFEHGIHILENVMLDRLAPGNYEFVALPLPLADADGSPVRAAVRPLYGKEEHDAGKESE; encoded by the coding sequence TTGGGCAAAGGAACGACGTGGATCGATATCTCCCAACCGCTGGATCATAAAATCGCGACTTGGCCGAACGACACCCCGTTTTCCTATGAACGGGCGGTAACAAAAGAGAGAAGCGGATCGGTAAATATCGGGAAGATAGCGATGAGTTTGCACACCGGCACGCATGTCGATGCCCCGTTTCATTTTGATAACGAAGGCAACGGCATCCTTGATCTGGATCTCAATGTATTTATCGGCAAGGCTCGCTTAATTGATGTTACGCATTGCCAAGAAAGTATTGGCCCAAAAGCTTTTGAAGCGTTGGATTTGGAAACGTTTCCCCCGCGGGTGCTATTGCGAACGTCGCTCCCGAATGACCGGGAACGGTTTCCTGAAAAAATCCCGTATCTGGAGCCGGACATCGCTGTATTATTAAAAGAAAAAGGCGTGCGTTTCATTGGCATAGACGCCCCCTCCGTCGATCCGTTGGACAGTAAGGCATTACCCGCTCACCACGCGCTTTTTGAACATGGGATTCACATTTTGGAAAATGTAATGCTCGATCGGTTGGCCCCCGGGAACTATGAATTCGTCGCTTTGCCATTGCCGTTGGCAGACGCGGACGGCAGCCCGGTACGGGCGGCGGTAAGACCATTGTATGGAAAGGAAGAGCATGATGCCGGAAAAGAATCGGAATGA
- the kynA gene encoding tryptophan 2,3-dioxygenase, whose translation MPEKNRNEEDIHLDFREQMTYGDYLDLESLLSSQRRLSGHHDEMLFILIHQVQELWMKLILHELHAAVAAIEKGELSASFKMLARVSSIESQMIQAWDVLSTLTPAEYMEFRDYLGKASGFQSYQYRMIEFALGYKTRHVLEIYEKDPALHKRLSEALYKPGLYDVSIRALAKAGFSINPAMLNRDVTETYEADPSVEAAWLEVYRDVEKHWRLYELAEKLVDVEDQLQQWRFRHMKTVERIIGNKTGTGGSSGVGYLKHVLNHQFFPELWNVRTKI comes from the coding sequence ATGCCGGAAAAGAATCGGAATGAGGAAGATATCCATCTCGATTTTCGGGAGCAGATGACTTACGGCGACTATTTGGATCTCGAAAGCCTCTTATCAAGCCAGCGTCGATTGTCGGGGCATCACGATGAGATGTTGTTTATTTTAATTCATCAAGTACAGGAACTGTGGATGAAATTGATTTTACATGAGCTTCATGCGGCTGTGGCCGCCATTGAAAAAGGAGAATTGTCCGCGAGCTTTAAAATGTTGGCTCGTGTGTCCTCCATTGAATCGCAAATGATCCAGGCTTGGGATGTCCTTTCCACATTGACGCCTGCGGAATATATGGAATTCCGTGATTATCTCGGCAAAGCGTCCGGCTTCCAGTCGTATCAATATCGAATGATTGAATTTGCCCTCGGCTATAAGACCCGCCACGTCCTGGAGATTTACGAAAAAGACCCCGCGTTACATAAGCGTTTGAGCGAAGCACTCTACAAACCGGGATTGTATGATGTGTCGATCCGGGCATTGGCAAAAGCAGGGTTTTCCATTAATCCGGCCATGTTAAACCGGGATGTGACCGAAACGTATGAAGCCGACCCCTCCGTGGAAGCTGCTTGGCTTGAGGTCTATCGTGATGTAGAGAAACATTGGCGACTGTATGAATTAGCAGAAAAGTTGGTGGATGTGGAAGACCAATTGCAACAATGGCGCTTTCGGCATATGAAAACGGTGGAACGCATTATTGGAAATAAAACCGGAACAGGCGGATCCTCCGGGGTCGGTTACCTTAAACACGTACTCAACCATCAGTTTTTTCCCGAGCTATGGAACGTACGAACAAAAATTTAA
- a CDS encoding DHA2 family efflux MFS transporter permease subunit, translating to MNPNENYNRVLIAGLLIAGSFIAVLNQTLMITAIPPIMEEMNITANTAQWLTTVFMLVNGIMIPVSAFLIEKFTTRQLFLTAMAVFTLGTILGGLATNFPSLLMARIIQSAGAGVMLPLMQTVFLLIFPVERRGTAMGYIGLVISFAPAIGPTISGWVTSNFEWRFLFWGIFPLAIIMMIVAYFIMRNVTERKNPSVDPLSIILSSLGFGGLLYGFTSAGNYGWGSPITLAVLAVGTVAIVIFILRQLRMAHPMLEMRVFQQRMFTLSTIICSIGFLGLIGLETIIPLYLQNMRGFTAMEAGLVLLPGALLSGLMAPITGRIFDRIGAKALAIPGLILMTISTFAFLFVDTTTSLTFIAVMFAIRMFGFSMVMMPVNTAGLNTMPPKLIPHGSAVTNTMRQMAASIGTAVLVTTMTTTAQVSDGSPNIAYPDIFGAIVSFGLMGLLTAIALLLAFQLKRTYPPTDEEWDAEQQGKEQRKTA from the coding sequence ATGAATCCAAATGAAAATTACAATAGAGTTTTGATCGCAGGGCTGTTAATTGCCGGTTCTTTTATCGCGGTTTTGAACCAGACGTTAATGATCACGGCTATTCCCCCGATCATGGAAGAAATGAATATTACCGCGAATACGGCCCAATGGCTCACAACGGTGTTTATGCTCGTCAACGGGATTATGATTCCGGTTTCCGCATTTTTGATTGAAAAATTTACGACACGGCAACTTTTTTTGACGGCAATGGCTGTTTTTACCCTCGGAACTATACTCGGTGGGTTGGCGACCAACTTCCCTTCATTGCTGATGGCGCGTATCATTCAATCCGCAGGCGCAGGCGTTATGCTCCCGCTTATGCAAACGGTTTTTCTGCTCATATTTCCAGTGGAACGCCGTGGCACAGCTATGGGCTATATCGGGCTGGTTATTTCGTTTGCGCCGGCGATCGGACCGACAATCTCAGGCTGGGTAACGTCCAATTTTGAGTGGCGTTTTTTATTTTGGGGGATTTTTCCGTTAGCCATTATCATGATGATCGTGGCCTATTTTATCATGCGGAATGTGACCGAACGTAAAAATCCAAGCGTTGACCCATTATCCATTATTTTATCTAGCCTTGGTTTTGGCGGGTTGCTTTACGGCTTTACGAGTGCCGGTAATTACGGATGGGGGAGCCCGATCACCCTTGCCGTTTTGGCTGTCGGAACAGTAGCAATCGTGATTTTTATTTTGCGACAGCTTCGCATGGCGCATCCGATGCTGGAAATGCGTGTTTTTCAACAGCGAATGTTCACCCTTTCCACGATCATTTGCTCGATTGGGTTTTTGGGATTGATTGGTTTAGAGACAATCATTCCATTGTATTTACAAAACATGCGCGGATTTACAGCCATGGAAGCGGGGCTCGTATTATTGCCGGGTGCTTTGCTTTCCGGATTGATGGCTCCGATTACGGGCCGCATCTTTGATCGGATCGGCGCAAAGGCACTCGCGATTCCCGGCCTTATATTGATGACGATCTCGACGTTTGCTTTTCTTTTCGTAGATACAACCACTTCACTCACGTTTATCGCGGTGATGTTCGCGATCCGCATGTTTGGGTTTTCCATGGTGATGATGCCCGTGAATACGGCCGGGTTGAACACGATGCCGCCGAAGCTGATCCCGCATGGGTCGGCCGTTACCAATACGATGCGGCAAATGGCGGCATCGATTGGGACGGCGGTGCTGGTGACTACAATGACAACGACCGCGCAGGTGAGTGACGGAAGCCCGAACATCGCCTACCCGGACATCTTCGGTGCAATTGTTTCCTTTGGTTTGATGGGGCTTTTGACTGCGATCGCGTTACTGCTCGCTTTTCAATTAAAGCGAACGTACCCGCCAACAGATGAAGAATGGGATGCTGAACAGCAAGGGAAAGAACAGCGGAAGACGGCTTGA